The following coding sequences lie in one Gadus macrocephalus chromosome 1, ASM3116895v1 genomic window:
- the LOC132464632 gene encoding uncharacterized protein LOC132464632 has product MNPRVIALLAVAAEVADDPPAPVVVARRRVWVHSINRGRGQYGEYHRLCQELRLDEDRFKVYFRLNRQQFEGVLTFIGPTIAKMKTNYRESISPAQRLCICLRYLSTGDSYRSIAFSYRVGFCTVARIVKSVCEAIWQCMVSTYMPVPGAEDWRKIAGDYEKLADFPNCLGAIDGKHVVIQAPPSTGSQYFNYKGAFSIVLLAVVDARYRFRVVDVGAYGRSSDGGTLSSSAFGTALRLGNLDLPPDRPLPGADHLGPQPHVFIGDEAFPLRRNLLRPYPGQNLGGERRIFNFRLSHARRIVECAFGILANQWRLYRRVLGVSPEVAESAVKATCILHNYMRWDGEGEDGPRTPTVPSQGAVQSIPRVGSNNASREAVAVRETFNRYFSSLPGRVTWQDGI; this is encoded by the exons ATGAATCCGAGAGTGATAGCGCTTCTTGCCGTGGCAGCGGAGGTTGCGGACGATCCCCCTGCGCCTGTCGTGGTTGCccggaggagagtgtgggtccACAGTATTAATCGTGGCAGGGGGCAGTACGGGGAATATCACCGGCTGTGCCAAGAGCTCCGCCTGGACGAGGATCGCTTCAAGGTCTATTTTAGACTCAACCGGCAGCAGTTTGAAGGAGTGTTAACGTTTATTGGGCCGACCATCGCCAAGATGAAGACCAATTATAGGGAGAGCATCAGTCCCGCCCAACGGCTTTGCATTTGTCTGAG GTACCTGTCAACTGGAGACTCCTACAGGTCCATAGCCTTCAGCTACAGGGTGGGGTTCTGCACTGTGGCGAGGATcgtgaagagtgtgtgtgaggccatATGGCAGTGTATGGTCTCCACATACATGCCTGTGccaggggcagaggactggaggaAGATAGCTGGGGACTACGAGAAGCTGGCAGACTTCCCCAACTGCCTCGGCGCCATAGACGGCAAACATGTGGTTATACAGGCCCCACCGTCTACTGGCAGCCAGTATTTTAATTATAAGGGGGCATTCTCCATCGTCCTTCTGGCGGTGGTGGATGCCCGCTATCGCTTTAGGGTCGTGGATGTGGGGGCCTACGGCAGGAGCAGTGATGGAGGCACGCTCTCGTCTTCGGCCTTTGGCACTGCTCTGCGGCTGGGGAACCTGGACCTTCCACCTGATCGACCCCTACCTGGAGCAGACCATCTGGGACCCCAGCCGCATGTATTCATTGGGGATGAGGCTTTTCCTCTGCGGAGGAACCTCCTGCGGCCCTACCCTGGCCAAAACCTGGGGGGAGAGCGGAGGATTTTCAATTTTCGGCTGTCCCACGCCCGGAGGATTGTGGAGTGCGCCTTTGGCATCCTCGCCAACCAGTGGAGGCTCTACAGGAGGGTTCTCGGCGTGTCTCCAGAGGTTGCAGAGAGCGCCGTGAAAGCCACCTGTATCCTCCACAACTATATGCGATGGGAtggtgagggagaggatggcCCCCGCACTCCAACTGTGCCATCACAGGGTGCAGTGCAGAGCATCCCCAGGGTCGGCAGCAACAACGCCTCCAGGGAAGCGGTCGCAGTGAGGGAGACCTTCAACCGCTATTTTTCATCTCTGCCTGGTCGAGTGACTTGGCAGGATGGAATTTAG
- the LOC132464640 gene encoding uncharacterized protein LOC132464640, giving the protein MYAKCREHGLRVRKEDVRLLLKELDPRGVSRRLARRLRRRNYFSKGPNFIWHIDSYDKLKPYGICINGSIDGFSRKMIWLNAYTTSRDPKLIGGYYIEAVQRLGGCPRVVCGDLGTENGYVRGFQRFLVPIQPDCTIDSYLEGASTANQRIEYWWGFLRRECVEFWLTLFADLRDNGFFDGGFLDKGLLQFCCMGLIQDELDDTAQVWNTHTIGPSKNPNVPSGRPNVMFAVPELYGTRDFLSPIEDGEFQLCKNECIFRQTKPCDPDLYELCNIFMAESNLTLATDPYQAVNLYMHLREAIRACV; this is encoded by the exons ATGTACGCTAAATGCAGGGAGCATGGACTGCGtgtgaggaaagaggatgtGCGGTTGTTGTTAAAAGAGCTCGATCCAAGAGGAGTGTCAAGAAGGCTAGCGAGACGTCTCAGACGACGAAACTACTTCTCTAAAGGGCCGAACTTCATATGGCACATTGACTCTTATGATAAACTTAAGCCATATGGCATTTGTATCAATGGAAGTATTGATGGCTTCTCAAGGAAAATGATTTGGCTCAATGCTTACACGACAAGCCGTGACCCAAAGTTGATCGGAGGGTATTACATAGAAGCAGTGCAGCGTTTGGGTGGCTGTCCCAGAGTTGTGTGCGGCGATCTTGGAACCGAAAATGGCTACGTCAGAGGCTTTCAGCGTTTCCTCGTCCCCATCCAGCCAGACTGCACCATTGACAGTTACTTGGAGGGAGCCAGCACCGCCAATCAGAGGATTGAATATTGGTGGGGTTTTCTCCGTAGGGAGTGCGTGGAGTTCTGGTTAACTTTGTTTGCAGACCTCAGAGACAACGGTTTCTTTGATGGTGGGTTTCTGGATAAAGGTCTCCTTCAGTTTTGTTGCATGGGACTCATCCAG gatgagttggatgacactgcacaggtttggaacacacacaccatcgggCCATCGAAAAATCCTAACGTCCCCAGCGGTCGGCCGAACGTGATGTTTGCAGTACCTGAACTCTATGGGACAAGAgacttcctttccccaattGAAGATGGTGAATTTCAACTGTGCAAAAACGAATGCATCTTTCGCCAGACCAAACCGTGTGATCCAGATCTGTATGAACTATGCAACATCTTTATGGCTGAGTCCAATCTCACCCTAGCAACAGATCCATATCAGGCAGTGAACTTGTACATGCACCTCAGAGAGGCCATCAGGGCATGTGTGTAG